The Caldanaerobius fijiensis DSM 17918 DNA window TCTATCCTCTCAAGGTCTAAAATTCCCCAGTAGCTCAATGGTGGAGCAACCGGCTGTTAACCGGTAGGTTGTAGGTTCGAGCCCTACCTGGGGAGCTAAAATATTTGGTAGTACTAAGAAAGCATCTCCTTAAAATCAGGAGATGCTTTCTTAGTTTTTATTTTTTTTCAGATGTTTTATGGTCAAGCTATTTGCCCTAAATTTTTGCTAAAAATCAATGTTACCCTTTTTGCCTTAATACGTCTATATATGCGGAAGGAGGTTAAATAGTGAAAGATGATTTTTTAGATTTGTACGAAAGTTGTTTTGACGATGTGTACAGGTATATATATTTCAAAGTTGGTAATAGCTGGGATACTGATGACATCGTCAGTGACACTTTTAAAAAGGCTTATGAAAAATACAAAACTGTAAAAGTGAACTCTAAATCATGGCTTTTTACAATTGCTCGCAATGCGGTTACGGACTTTTATAGAAAAAAGAAAGATTTATTGGTAGATGATGATATTTCCCAGTACTCTTACCCTGATATTTTTGAAAGTAAGCTCTTTAGAGAGATAGAGCTCAATTGCCTGAAGAAATCAATTTATAGGCTGTCTAAAGAAGAGATTGAGATTATAAATCTCAAATACTTTTCGGGTATGACGCACAAAGAAATATCACAGGTATTGAATAAAACTGAAGATGCTGTCAAAATGAAATCTAGCAGAATTATTCAAAAATTAAAGAATTTTGTTATTAACTGTTTGGAGGGATGAAAGTGGACGAGAAAAGAATAGAGGATGGGCTTAATAAAATAAAAGAGCAAATACCTGTAAACTATGAGTTAAAGAAAAGGCTTCGCAAAAGTTTCAAAAAGAATGGCTGGAGAAATAAGTTATTGGCTATGGTTGCAGCGGCTGCTTTGTTATTGATGATATTGTATTCTTTTGGCAATAAAAATTTTACTGATAATCTTATACAAAAAGTCAATGCGGCTGATTTGAAAATTTTGAACCAGATGTCGTTTATAAACATGGGCAAGATAAACGCCGGCAAAATTGCTGAGTACAATGGTACAATATATATTCCTTTATATGATAAAGGAATTTTTGAGTACAACAGTAAAGGCTTTAAAAAAATATCTGATAGACCTGCAGATTATGTTAGTATTTCCGCCGATGGCACAAAGCTGGTTTTTTCGTCAAACGGCAGTATTTATCTTAGAGATTTAGAAACGGGTCAAGAAAGACAGCTGCTAAAAGGGGATGAGACGTCTACCTTTTATGAGAACCCTTCTTTCTCTCCCGATAGAAACAAAATAATTTATACGAAAAAGGTCTATGCGCCAAGAGAAACCCATGGCTTTGAGGTAAAAGAGTCTTCAATATATGCAGTGGACTTAAAAACATTAAAAGCCGTTAAATATGCCGATGGCTCTTATGGTTCCTTTATAAAGGGGAGAGATGCTATCGTATTTGAAAAGGACAACAAAATAATATACAAAGATTTAAAGGAAAACAAAGAAAAGGTTGTGGATAGTGGAAGATTTCCCGCTGTGTCCCCCGACGGCTATTATATAGCCTATGAGAAAACACAGTCAAATGCGGAAGAAATAGATGGGGTAAAAGTAGTGGAAGATGTAAGCAACATTTGGGTGACAGATGTAGAGAGTTTTGCGACTAAAAAGCAGGTTACTATGAATGTAGAAAACAAGTATATCAATAAAGAGAATATGGTAAAAGACAAAAAGGTGAAATCTATTGCTATTGAAGCGTTATATTCTTATTATGAC harbors:
- a CDS encoding RNA polymerase sigma factor, whose product is MKDDFLDLYESCFDDVYRYIYFKVGNSWDTDDIVSDTFKKAYEKYKTVKVNSKSWLFTIARNAVTDFYRKKKDLLVDDDISQYSYPDIFESKLFREIELNCLKKSIYRLSKEEIEIINLKYFSGMTHKEISQVLNKTEDAVKMKSSRIIQKLKNFVINCLEG
- a CDS encoding PD40 domain-containing protein, which codes for MDEKRIEDGLNKIKEQIPVNYELKKRLRKSFKKNGWRNKLLAMVAAAALLLMILYSFGNKNFTDNLIQKVNAADLKILNQMSFINMGKINAGKIAEYNGTIYIPLYDKGIFEYNSKGFKKISDRPADYVSISADGTKLVFSSNGSIYLRDLETGQERQLLKGDETSTFYENPSFSPDRNKIIYTKKVYAPRETHGFEVKESSIYAVDLKTLKAVKYADGSYGSFIKGRDAIVFEKDNKIIYKDLKENKEKVVDSGRFPAVSPDGYYIAYEKTQSNAEEIDGVKVVEDVSNIWVTDVESFATKKQVTMNVENKYINKENMVKDKKVKSIAIEALYSYYDPVWSSSSNSIFVLKNTNADFKGNIMQLMRIDLSKEKLRAEDVVRRYLQALIVRDDDFAKILMKNPPSSLTISNPHPVAYAILKSGSEGEKMYVDAELSYAYTMDSYYSIQKSRYYLEPANNGYIISSVKNLNTVEYVSKNDILYKVENQKDIKLLDKNSVPKEYIPDGNYRFGPVAFSRTGVLIFTMQGVNKPEVKLLAYNLNDKEFKMIDSVDNGFFYELKVDESGKYLAANFFDERTKKNGVYLYDLSIDKKTRVSSMFTGVEISNIAAEFWNGDKLIIDITSNAGQTVSYEYNPLTAEMNIQ